GTCCTTATAATATTACAATTTCTGATGGTAAAAAGGTGAAGCTTTCTAATGTAATGATTGGTGAAGTTTGGATATGTTCCGGACAATCCAACATGGAAATGCAGGTAGAAGGTTGGGGTAAGGTGAAGAACTATGAACAGGAGAAAGAAGAGGCAAATAATTATCCTAATATTCGTTTCTTATTGGTAGAAAATGCGATGAGTCCTACACCTGTTGAGAATATTACAGTAAAAGAGAATGGTTGGCAAGTGTGTACATCAAAGAGTGTAGCGGACTTTTCTGCAGCAGGTTACTTCTTTGGACGTGATTTGAATAAATACCGTAATGTGCCAATAGGATTGATTGATACATCTTGGGGAGGAACAATTATAGAAACATGGACCAGTAATGAGGCACTATCCACTATACCGAGTATGAAGAAAAGACTCGAAGCATTGGTCGGTTTGCCTGCATCTCAGGAAGGACGCAAGAAAAAGTTTGAAGAAGATGTTGAGACTTGGAAAGCTGAAGTTGAAAGAATTGACAAGGGGTGTGTTAATGGGGAGGCTATATGGGCAGCTCCTGATTTTAACGATGCGGCATGGAAATCTATGAAAGTTCCAGGTTTGATGCAAGAACAAGATTTACCAGGATTTAGTGGGCTTGTTTGGTTTAGGAAAACAATTGATATTCCTGCTGGTTGGGCAGGAAAAGATTTGATCTTGAATTTAGGTGTTATTGATGATAATGATTTTACTTATTTCAATGGTATACAGATAGGACATACAGAAGGATGGATGGCACCTAGAAGCTATAAGATTCCGAAAGAACTTGTGAAGAAGGGAAAAGCGGTGATTGCTGTACGTGTAATGGATACTGGTGGTACTGGTGGTATCAATGGAAGTCCTGAAAGTATTTCACTTCATCTTTCCGATACAGAAGCTATCCAGTTGGCTGGTAATTGGAAATATCAGGTTTCTTTAGATATGAGAGAGGTTGCACCAATGCCTGTTGATATGTCATGGAATCCGAATTCTCCTACTTTCTTATTTAATGCTATGCTTAATCCACTGATTCCCTATGCTATCAAAGGAGCCATTTGGTATCAGGGAGAATCAAATGCGGGAGAGGCTTTTCAGTATCGTGATTTAATGCCGTTGATGATTACTGATTGGAGAAATCGCTGGGGATATGATTTTCCTTTCTATATGGTGCAGTTAGCTAGTTTTACAGCGAAACAAACAGCTCCTGTTGAATCTACTTGGGCGGAATTGAGAGAAGCTCAAACTCGGACTTTACATTTGCAAAATACAGGTATGGCTGTGGCAATTGATATAGGTGAGGAGTTTGATATTCATCCGAAGAACAAGCAAGAAGTGGGTAGACGCTTGGCATTAGCGGCCCGGGCGCAGACTTATGGCGAGAAGATTCCTTATTCCGGTCCGATATATAAATCTTATAAGATTGAAGGAAATAAAATTCGTATCTTCTTTGATCATATTGATGGTGGTCTGAAGACGGCGAATGGCGAAATGCCGAAAGGATTTACCATTGCTGGTGTAGACCATAAATTTCATTGGGCAGATGCTGTGATCGAAGGAAATACAGTTGTTGTTTCCTCATCTGAAGTTACCCTCCCGGTTGCAGTACGTTATGCATGGGCTGATTATCCGATATGCAATATGTATAACGGTGCGGATCTGCCAATGTCTCCTTTCCGTACTGATGATTGGAAAGGTATTACTTATGTCAATAAATAGTAAGTCTTTATTTAATTAATATATTCAATAATAAACCATGAAGAAACTAGTTTATTTAATTATCTTCTTTTTGTATTCGACTGTGATGAATGCTCAGCTAAAAGATCTGGTACAGTATGTGAATACGCTACAAGGTACCGATTCTAATTTTGGTTTGAGCTACGGTAATACTTATCCTACTACAGGTATGCCTTATGGTATGCATATGTGGTCTGCGCAAACAGGTAAAAATGGGGATGGATTTAAGTATATGTATGCTGTTGATAAGATTCGTGCTTTTAGCCAATCACATCAATGTAGTCCTTGGGTGAGTGATTATGCTGTATATTCTTTCATGCCGATGGTAGGGGAGCTGGTTGTAAATCAAGATGCTCGTGCTACCAAGTTTAGTCACGATAATGAGATAGCTAAACCTCATTATTATAAAGTAACATTCGATAATGGCATTACTACTGAAATGGCTCCGACTACCCGTGGTGTACATTTACGTTTTTCCTATCCTACTACGGGAGATGCTTATTTGGTACTTGACGGATATACGGATATGAGTGAAATCAAAATTGATCCGGCTAAGAGACAAATCTCCGGTTGGGTAAATAATCAACGTTTTGTGAACGATTCAAAATCATTCCGTAATTATTTTGTTGTTCAATTTGATAAACCTTTCGAAGATTACGGCGTATGGGAAAACCAAAAGGATGAAGTGTTTCCACAGAAATTAGATGGAGCAGGTAAAGGATATGGTGCATTTATTAAATTTAAAAAAGGCTCGAAGGTTCAGGCTAAAGCAGCTTCCTCATACATAAGTGCAGAGCAGGCTCTGATAACTTTAAATAAAGAACTCGGTAAAGATAAGAATCTGGAAGTAACGAAAGCACGCGGTCAGAAGACTTGGAATGAAGTATTGAATAGAATTGTAGTTGAAGGATGTACGGACGAACAGATGAAGACTTTCTACTCTTGTCTTTTCCGTGCTAATTTATTCTCTCGCAAATTTTATGAACGCAAAGAAAATGGTGAACCATATTATTATAGCCCATATAATGGTAAAATTTATGATGGTTACATGTATACTGATAATGGATTTTGGGATACATTCCGTTCTCAATTCCCTTTGACAAATATTTTGCATCCAACAATGCAGGGACGTTATATGAATGCTCTTTTGGCAGCCCAGGAACAATGCGGCTGGTTGCCTTCATGGTCTTCCCCGGGTGAAACAGGAGGAATGTTAGGAAATCATTCTATTTCATTGCTGGCAGATGCATGGGCAAAAGGAATTCGTGATTTTGATCCTGAAAAAGCACTGAAGGCTTATGCGCATGAAGCAATGAATAAAGGTCCTTGGGGTGGTGCTAACGGACGTGGATTCTGGAAAGAATATTTCCAGTTAGGATATGTTCCTTATCCTGAATCAATGGGTTCTAGTGCACAAACTATGGAATATGCATATGATGATTTCTGCGGATATCAACTTGCTAAAATGGTTGGAAATAAACATTACCAAGAAGTATTTGCCCGTCAGATGTACAACTATAAAAATGTCTTTGATAAGTCTATCGGATTTATGCGTGGAAAGGGTGTTGATGGTAAATGGCAGGAACCATTCGATCCACTGGAATGGGGGGGGCCTTTCTGTGAAGGAAATGCATGGCATTATACATGGTCAGTGTTCCATGATGTACAAGGCTTGATTGACTTGTTTGGAAGTGATGAAAAGTTTACTACTAAAATAGATTCTGTATTTACTATTCCTAACATAATTAAACCGGGCACTTATGGTGGAGTTATTCATGAAATGAAAGAAATGGAGTTGGCTAATATGGGACAATATGCACACGGAAATCAACCGATTCAACACATGCCTTATTTGTATTGCTATGCAGGTCAGCCGTGGAAAACTCAATATTGGGTACGTCAGATTGTTGAGAGATTATATAATTCAACAGAAAAAGGTTATCCGGGTGATGAAGACCAAGGCGGTATGTCTTCATGGTATATTCTGAGCTCATTGGGTATATATGCTGTTTGCCCGGGTACAGATGAATATGTGATTGGCAGCCCATTATTTAAGAAGGCTACCATAACTATGGAAAATGGCAATAAGTTTGTGATTGAAGCACCAGAAAACAGTAAAGAAAATTTATATATACAATCAGCTACTTTGAATGGCAGACTTTTAGATAAAAACTATATCCATTATGATGATATAGCAGAAGGAGGAGTCTTGAAATTTGAAATGGGAAGCCAGCCTAATAAAGAAAGATGTACTTCGAAGTATGCTGCGCCTTTCTCTTTGTCTAAAGAATAAAGAATCAAAGAATAAAGTTCAATAATACGATCGATTTTATCCGAATAGCGAAACAGGGTACTATTAGTGGTATTCCTGTTTCTTATTCGAAATAGACTCTACTAAAAGAACATCCGGAATGAAACATAAATTCTTATTTATTTTATTATTCTCTCTTGTTTTAGAAGGAATGGTTACAACACAAGCTGTGGCTGGTGACTATGTCCATCAAGTCAATACGTTGATTGGAACAAAAGGTACCGGACTGACTTCCGGATATCTTTATCCGGGAGCAACTTATCCTTATGGGATGGTACAATTTACTCCATCTTATTTTTCCAAAAGGTCGGGATTCGTTATCAATCAGTTGAGTGGTGGTGGTTGTGAACATATGGGAAATTTTCCCACTTTCCCTGTGAAGGGAAAACTGAAAATGTCACCTGATAACATCCTCAACTATCGTATAAATGTATCTGAAGAAAAAGGACATGCCGGTTATTATGAGGCTATGGTGCAAGAGGATATCAAGGCAAAACTGACAGTGACCGAGCGAACGGGGATGGCTAGTTATGAATATCCGGCAGATCAACAGTATGGTACAATAATCATTGGTGGAGGTATTTCTGCAACTCCTATTGAACAAGCAGCAATTGTTATTACTGCCCCGAATAAGTGTGAAGGTTATGCAGAAGGAGGAAATTTCTGTGGGCTCCGTACTCCGTATAAAGTCTATTTTGTAGCAGAGTTTGATACTGATGCTTTTGAAACCGGTACATGGAAGAGAGAAGAATTGATGCCAAATACAACTTTTGCAGAAGGTGAGTATTCTGGTGTATACTTTACTTTTGATGTAAACAAAAAGAAGAATATTCAATATAAGATTGGAGTTTCTTATGTTTCAGTAGAAAATGCACGTGAAAATTTGAAAGCCGAAAATGCAGAATGGGATTTCCAAAAGATACAGAATCAGGCGGAGGCAAAATGGAATCATTATTTGGGTATGATTGAAGTGGAGGGCACCAATCCCGATCGTACGACCCAATTCTATACACATTTATATCGTTCTTTCATTCACCCGAATGTTTGCAGCGATGTGAATGGGGAATATATGGGAGCGGATTTCAGAGTGCATAAGTCACGTTCTAAACACTATACTTCTTTTAGTAATTGGGATACGTATCGTACACAAATTCAATTATTATCCATGCTTGATCCGGAGGTAGCTTCCGATATTGTTATTTCCCATCAATTGTTTGCAGAACAGTCCGGTGGCTCTTTTCCTCGTTGGGTGATGGCTAATATTGAAACAGGGGTAATGCAGGGAGATCCGACTCCTATTCTGATTGCTAATGCCTATGCTTTCGGAGCTCGTAATTATGATCCGAAACCTATCTTTAAGATTATGAGAAAAGGAGCGGAGGAACCGGGTTCTAAGTCGCAAGATGTGGAGACTCGCCCGGGATTGAAGCAATATTTGGATAAGGGTTATTATAATGCATCTATTCAATTGGAGTATACCTCAGCAGATTTTGCTATCGGACAGTTTGCATTGCATGCAGTGGGAGATGAATTTGCCAGTTGGCGTTATTTTCATTTTGCCCGTTCATGGAAGAATTTGTATAATTCGGACACAGGTTGGCTACAATCACGTAATCCGGATGGATCGTGGAAATCTCTTGGTGAAGACTTTCGTGAATCTACTTATAAGAATTATTTTTGGATGGTGCCTTATGATATTGCCGGTCTGGTAGAAATAATAGGTGGTAAGGAAAAAGCCGAGAAACGGTTGGATGAATTCTTTACACGCCTGGATGCCGGATATAACGATGCATGGTTTGCTTCCGGTAATGAGCCGAGTTTCCATATACCTTGGATATATAATTGGATTGGTCGTCCATACAAAACACAGGAAATCATTAATCGTGTGTTGAATGAGCAATATTCAAGTAAGATAGATGGTCTCCCGGGAAATGACGATTTGGGCACAATGGGTGCTTGGTATGTGTTTGCCTGTATCGGGCTTTATCCGGAAATCCCGGGTGTGGGGGGATTTACGGTAAATACTCCAATCTTTTCATCTGTCAAGGTACATTTGAAAAAAGG
This sequence is a window from Bacteroides thetaiotaomicron VPI-5482. Protein-coding genes within it:
- a CDS encoding sialate O-acetylesterase — encoded protein: MNKNFVISLFFLLGSATLSAQVKLLPIFSDNMVLQQQTQAPIWGESKPKKKVEITTSWDQKKYTIQADAQGKWSTKVATPVAGGPYNITISDGKKVKLSNVMIGEVWICSGQSNMEMQVEGWGKVKNYEQEKEEANNYPNIRFLLVENAMSPTPVENITVKENGWQVCTSKSVADFSAAGYFFGRDLNKYRNVPIGLIDTSWGGTIIETWTSNEALSTIPSMKKRLEALVGLPASQEGRKKKFEEDVETWKAEVERIDKGCVNGEAIWAAPDFNDAAWKSMKVPGLMQEQDLPGFSGLVWFRKTIDIPAGWAGKDLILNLGVIDDNDFTYFNGIQIGHTEGWMAPRSYKIPKELVKKGKAVIAVRVMDTGGTGGINGSPESISLHLSDTEAIQLAGNWKYQVSLDMREVAPMPVDMSWNPNSPTFLFNAMLNPLIPYAIKGAIWYQGESNAGEAFQYRDLMPLMITDWRNRWGYDFPFYMVQLASFTAKQTAPVESTWAELREAQTRTLHLQNTGMAVAIDIGEEFDIHPKNKQEVGRRLALAARAQTYGEKIPYSGPIYKSYKIEGNKIRIFFDHIDGGLKTANGEMPKGFTIAGVDHKFHWADAVIEGNTVVVSSSEVTLPVAVRYAWADYPICNMYNGADLPMSPFRTDDWKGITYVNK
- a CDS encoding GH92 family glycosyl hydrolase, whose translation is MKKLVYLIIFFLYSTVMNAQLKDLVQYVNTLQGTDSNFGLSYGNTYPTTGMPYGMHMWSAQTGKNGDGFKYMYAVDKIRAFSQSHQCSPWVSDYAVYSFMPMVGELVVNQDARATKFSHDNEIAKPHYYKVTFDNGITTEMAPTTRGVHLRFSYPTTGDAYLVLDGYTDMSEIKIDPAKRQISGWVNNQRFVNDSKSFRNYFVVQFDKPFEDYGVWENQKDEVFPQKLDGAGKGYGAFIKFKKGSKVQAKAASSYISAEQALITLNKELGKDKNLEVTKARGQKTWNEVLNRIVVEGCTDEQMKTFYSCLFRANLFSRKFYERKENGEPYYYSPYNGKIYDGYMYTDNGFWDTFRSQFPLTNILHPTMQGRYMNALLAAQEQCGWLPSWSSPGETGGMLGNHSISLLADAWAKGIRDFDPEKALKAYAHEAMNKGPWGGANGRGFWKEYFQLGYVPYPESMGSSAQTMEYAYDDFCGYQLAKMVGNKHYQEVFARQMYNYKNVFDKSIGFMRGKGVDGKWQEPFDPLEWGGPFCEGNAWHYTWSVFHDVQGLIDLFGSDEKFTTKIDSVFTIPNIIKPGTYGGVIHEMKEMELANMGQYAHGNQPIQHMPYLYCYAGQPWKTQYWVRQIVERLYNSTEKGYPGDEDQGGMSSWYILSSLGIYAVCPGTDEYVIGSPLFKKATITMENGNKFVIEAPENSKENLYIQSATLNGRLLDKNYIHYDDIAEGGVLKFEMGSQPNKERCTSKYAAPFSLSKE
- a CDS encoding GH92 family glycosyl hydrolase codes for the protein MKHKFLFILLFSLVLEGMVTTQAVAGDYVHQVNTLIGTKGTGLTSGYLYPGATYPYGMVQFTPSYFSKRSGFVINQLSGGGCEHMGNFPTFPVKGKLKMSPDNILNYRINVSEEKGHAGYYEAMVQEDIKAKLTVTERTGMASYEYPADQQYGTIIIGGGISATPIEQAAIVITAPNKCEGYAEGGNFCGLRTPYKVYFVAEFDTDAFETGTWKREELMPNTTFAEGEYSGVYFTFDVNKKKNIQYKIGVSYVSVENARENLKAENAEWDFQKIQNQAEAKWNHYLGMIEVEGTNPDRTTQFYTHLYRSFIHPNVCSDVNGEYMGADFRVHKSRSKHYTSFSNWDTYRTQIQLLSMLDPEVASDIVISHQLFAEQSGGSFPRWVMANIETGVMQGDPTPILIANAYAFGARNYDPKPIFKIMRKGAEEPGSKSQDVETRPGLKQYLDKGYYNASIQLEYTSADFAIGQFALHAVGDEFASWRYFHFARSWKNLYNSDTGWLQSRNPDGSWKSLGEDFRESTYKNYFWMVPYDIAGLVEIIGGKEKAEKRLDEFFTRLDAGYNDAWFASGNEPSFHIPWIYNWIGRPYKTQEIINRVLNEQYSSKIDGLPGNDDLGTMGAWYVFACIGLYPEIPGVGGFTVNTPIFSSVKVHLKKGDIVIKGGSEKDIYIKSMKLNGKSYESTWIDWDQLNSGATIEYRTSGKPDMKWGAKVVPPSFP